In a single window of the Bacillota bacterium genome:
- a CDS encoding type III pantothenate kinase — MILVLDIGNTNIVMGVYERERLIASCRMATDRQKTADEYAMLIRDLFSYHEIDFSGVSGVAISCVVPPVIGTFEDLARRYFHCEPVVVGPGVRTGMVIRYENPKEVGADRIVNAVAAYERYGGPVIVVDFGTATTFCAISASGEYLGGAIAPGIGISSEALFARAAKLPRVELTKPRSVIGRSTVSSMQSGIIYGTVGLVDEIVKRMKREMGGDPRVIATGGFAPLIAEDSSEIDVLDPNLTLEGLRILFERNAPAQAAGI; from the coding sequence ATGATACTCGTGCTCGACATCGGCAACACAAACATCGTCATGGGTGTGTATGAAAGAGAGCGTCTCATAGCCAGCTGTCGCATGGCGACGGACCGGCAGAAGACGGCGGACGAATATGCCATGCTAATCCGCGACCTCTTTTCGTATCACGAGATCGACTTCTCCGGCGTGAGCGGCGTCGCCATCTCGTGCGTGGTGCCACCGGTCATAGGCACATTCGAGGATCTCGCAAGGCGCTATTTCCACTGTGAACCCGTTGTCGTCGGGCCTGGGGTCAGAACCGGCATGGTCATCCGGTACGAGAACCCGAAGGAGGTAGGTGCTGATCGAATCGTGAACGCCGTGGCAGCGTATGAAAGGTACGGAGGGCCCGTGATAGTGGTGGACTTCGGCACCGCTACGACGTTCTGTGCCATATCCGCCTCCGGCGAGTACCTCGGCGGCGCCATCGCGCCCGGCATCGGCATATCGAGCGAGGCTCTCTTCGCGCGGGCGGCAAAGCTGCCCAGGGTAGAGCTGACAAAACCCAGGAGCGTCATAGGGCGAAGCACCGTCTCGAGCATGCAATCGGGGATCATATACGGGACGGTCGGACTCGTGGACGAGATAGTGAAGAGGATGAAACGCGAGATGGGCGGCGATCCGAGAGTGATAGCCACCGGAGGGTTCGCGCCTCTCATAGCGGAAGACTCGTCCGAGATAGATGTGCTGGATCCCAACCTCACCTTGGAAGGCCTGCGCATATTGTTTGAGAGGAACGCGCCGGCTCAGGCGGCCGGCATTTGA
- the dusB gene encoding tRNA dihydrouridine synthase DusB: MGIGDVRLSIPVVLAPMAGVTDLAYRLLAKEMGCALVYTEMISDKALVFNNERTFEMLRVSERERPVAVQLFGSDPETMAKAAVIVQERVRPEIIDINMGCPTPKIVKNGEGAALMRNVPLARDIVAAVVGSSRVPVTVKMRKGWDGDHVNAVELALAVEEAGAAAVAVHGRTRDQFYSGAADWGVIREVKEAVGIPVIGNGDVRSADDAARMLGETGCDAVMIGRAALGNPWIFKEVATFLATGERLAPPSLAERIAMAIRHLDIMIGLFGERSAVLQMRKHAAWYIRGARSAAQARARVNAARTRSEMVEALMSVISGSQPFAFQREPC; encoded by the coding sequence GTGGGCATCGGTGACGTGAGGCTCTCCATTCCCGTGGTACTCGCGCCCATGGCCGGGGTGACAGACCTCGCGTACCGTTTGCTGGCGAAGGAGATGGGGTGCGCGCTGGTGTACACTGAGATGATCTCAGACAAGGCGCTCGTGTTCAACAACGAAAGAACCTTTGAGATGCTGCGCGTGTCGGAGAGAGAAAGGCCGGTTGCCGTTCAGCTGTTCGGAAGCGATCCCGAGACCATGGCCAAAGCGGCTGTGATCGTTCAAGAACGAGTGCGCCCCGAGATCATCGACATCAACATGGGATGTCCTACACCTAAGATAGTCAAGAACGGCGAGGGTGCGGCGCTGATGAGGAACGTGCCCCTCGCCCGGGACATCGTCGCGGCGGTGGTTGGTTCGTCGCGCGTTCCTGTGACCGTCAAGATGAGAAAGGGATGGGACGGAGATCACGTGAACGCCGTTGAGCTTGCGCTGGCTGTGGAGGAGGCGGGAGCGGCGGCCGTGGCGGTCCATGGGCGAACCCGCGACCAGTTTTACTCAGGCGCGGCGGATTGGGGCGTGATCAGGGAAGTGAAAGAGGCCGTCGGCATTCCGGTCATCGGCAACGGCGACGTGCGTTCCGCGGATGACGCCGCGCGCATGCTGGGCGAGACAGGGTGCGATGCCGTGATGATAGGCAGGGCAGCGCTGGGCAACCCCTGGATCTTCAAGGAAGTTGCGACGTTCCTAGCGACGGGCGAGAGGCTCGCTCCACCGTCGCTCGCCGAACGAATCGCGATGGCCATCCGGCACCTCGACATCATGATCGGCCTCTTTGGTGAGAGGAGCGCTGTGCTTCAGATGAGAAAGCACGCCGCGTGGTACATCCGCGGGGCCCGCAGCGCGGCGCAAGCCAGAGCACGCGTGAACGCCGCGAGAACGAGGTCGGAGATGGTGGAAGCCTTGATGTCCGTCATCTCCGGCTCTCAGCCATTTGCGTTTCAGCGCGAGCCCTGTTAG
- a CDS encoding transcriptional regulator, giving the protein MHKNVYAVASVWMKHGKPPRGGVEGVSRLEFVRIGDKLVDKTRVYKAIDRILDLRAKGFSQQEAADQVGIDRAFVSRLESLGEIRKGARVALVGFPVGNKEEIRKVAEEEGVDFVLLLNDAERWAYLRERSGQEVFNEIMGIITKLKSYDAVVFIGSDMRVNLVESILGDRVVGIEVGQSPIRGDRQVDPEEVRRALRSITMA; this is encoded by the coding sequence GTGCACAAAAACGTCTACGCCGTGGCGAGTGTATGGATGAAGCACGGAAAGCCGCCGCGCGGGGGCGTGGAGGGGGTGAGCCGGCTGGAGTTCGTCCGCATCGGTGACAAGCTCGTGGATAAGACGCGAGTGTACAAGGCGATCGACAGGATCCTCGATCTCCGCGCGAAGGGGTTCTCGCAGCAAGAGGCGGCGGATCAAGTGGGAATCGACAGGGCTTTCGTGTCTCGCCTCGAAAGCCTTGGGGAAATCCGCAAGGGTGCGCGCGTGGCCCTTGTGGGTTTTCCTGTGGGCAACAAGGAGGAGATCCGGAAAGTAGCGGAGGAGGAAGGCGTTGATTTCGTTCTCCTGCTCAACGACGCTGAACGGTGGGCGTACCTTCGGGAGAGGTCCGGGCAAGAAGTGTTCAACGAGATCATGGGGATAATCACGAAACTAAAGAGCTACGACGCGGTAGTGTTCATAGGGTCAGACATGAGAGTGAACCTCGTGGAATCCATCCTCGGCGACCGGGTCGTGGGGATCGAGGTGGGACAGTCGCCGATCAGGGGAGACCGCCAGGTGGACCCGGAAGAGGTCCGCAGAGCGCTTCGGAGCATAACAATGGCGTGA
- a CDS encoding quinate 5-dehydrogenase, which translates to MKHVVSVSLGSSKRDHKATVNLLGEEVLIERRGTDGDIKRAIELIRSLDGKVDAFGMGGTDLWFYVGRKRYMVRDAIPIARAAQKTPIADGSMLKGVIERRAVEYVRDEVKMPLSGKKALIVCALDRFGMASALLESGCDMMYGDLAFGLGVPVFLRSLSTFQMLVTVLMPLIRLLPIKMLYPTGKSQEKVVPKYARAYAWADIIGGDCHFIKKHMPDDLAGKVIITNTVTKDDVEAFRRRGVRTLVASTPEIEGRSFATNVMDAVFVALTGRRPEEFAPSDYLDLINRLEIKPRVETLNPPTRGRV; encoded by the coding sequence ATGAAGCATGTCGTGAGCGTGAGTCTGGGCTCGTCCAAGCGAGACCACAAGGCGACCGTCAACTTGCTCGGCGAGGAGGTCCTGATCGAGAGACGCGGGACCGACGGGGACATCAAGAGGGCGATCGAGCTCATTCGGAGCCTTGACGGCAAGGTGGACGCCTTCGGGATGGGCGGCACGGACCTCTGGTTCTACGTTGGAAGAAAACGGTACATGGTGCGTGACGCCATCCCAATTGCGCGGGCTGCCCAGAAGACTCCCATAGCGGACGGCAGCATGCTGAAAGGCGTGATCGAGCGCAGGGCGGTTGAGTACGTTCGCGATGAGGTCAAGATGCCTCTGTCGGGAAAGAAGGCTCTCATCGTGTGCGCGCTCGACAGGTTCGGCATGGCTTCTGCCCTTCTCGAGTCCGGGTGCGACATGATGTACGGCGATCTCGCATTCGGGCTCGGCGTGCCGGTTTTCCTCAGATCGTTGTCCACATTCCAGATGCTCGTCACCGTCCTGATGCCGCTGATAAGGCTCCTTCCAATCAAGATGCTGTATCCCACGGGCAAGAGTCAAGAGAAGGTCGTGCCGAAGTACGCTAGAGCATACGCGTGGGCGGACATCATAGGCGGAGACTGCCATTTCATCAAGAAACACATGCCTGATGATCTTGCGGGGAAGGTTATCATAACGAACACCGTGACCAAGGACGACGTGGAGGCGTTCAGGAGGCGCGGCGTGAGAACGCTTGTGGCTTCGACCCCCGAGATTGAGGGAAGATCGTTTGCCACGAACGTCATGGACGCCGTCTTCGTTGCTTTGACCGGGCGGCGGCCGGAGGAGTTCGCGCCCTCCGACTACCTGGACCTCATAAACCGTCTTGAGATCAAGCCGAGAGTCGAGACGCTGAATCCTCCGACTCGAGGTCGAGTGTGA
- the greA gene encoding transcription elongation factor GreA — MAQKVVLTLEGLRKLEKELEYLKTTRRREVAARIKEAKAFGDITDNAEYEDAKNEQAFVEGRIAQLETMLRNAEIIDEEDLNTDTVHLGCRVKLKDLSDNEVFEYTIVGSAEADPANSRISNESPVGKAVLGKKVGSIVEALAPAGPIRFQILDISR; from the coding sequence ATGGCGCAAAAGGTAGTTCTCACCTTGGAAGGGCTCAGGAAGCTGGAGAAGGAACTTGAGTACCTCAAGACTACCAGGCGGCGCGAGGTTGCTGCGCGGATAAAAGAGGCCAAGGCTTTCGGGGACATTACGGATAACGCCGAATACGAAGATGCCAAGAACGAGCAAGCGTTCGTCGAGGGGCGAATCGCCCAACTGGAGACGATGCTCCGGAACGCGGAGATAATCGACGAAGAGGACCTCAACACCGACACCGTCCACCTCGGGTGCAGGGTGAAGCTGAAGGATCTTTCGGACAACGAGGTCTTTGAATACACCATAGTAGGCTCGGCTGAGGCGGACCCTGCGAACTCGCGCATTTCGAACGAGTCGCCGGTCGGGAAGGCTGTTCTCGGCAAGAAGGTCGGGAGCATCGTGGAAGCTCTGGCGCCCGCGGGTCCCATCAGATTCCAGATTCTTGACATCTCGAGGTGA
- the lysS gene encoding lysine--tRNA ligase codes for MSEGRGVHPEVQDSDGCAATPEGSAVANEVAEGEATREVAEGTDSRETAKGAGAQAADFGAEAESESEHVRVRRQKMEALRSRGIDPFGARFERTHHARDIAEDFEKLEGRQVRVAGRLMAMRSHGKATFADLLDLSGRIQIYAKADRLGVDAYEVFTSLDIGDIVGVEGTVFRTRRGETTVEVDAFRLLSKSLRPLPEKWHGLSDVDLRYRHRHLDLIVNPEVREVFLKRTAIVRAVRAFLDSRGYIEVETSAMHTIPGGATARPFITHHNALDIDLYLRIALELHLKRLIVGGLEKVYEIGRVFRNEGISTKHNPEFTMLELYEAYADYTDMMNLAEDLIHYVAIQVLGQSRVDYEGNTIDLTPPWPRKTMVQAVREYTGEDFDAIETDEDARAAASRLGVEVEPQATRGKALSEIYEGLVEPALISPVFVTDHPVEISPLAKKREDDPRYTYRFELIIGGREMANAFSELNDPIDQRERFEAQAALRDRGDDEAHRMDEDFLRALEHGMPPTGGMGIGIDRLVMLLTNQSSIRDVILFPTMRPKK; via the coding sequence ATGAGCGAGGGAAGGGGCGTTCATCCGGAGGTACAGGATAGCGACGGGTGCGCCGCCACTCCGGAGGGCTCGGCCGTTGCTAACGAAGTCGCGGAAGGCGAGGCCACTCGGGAGGTCGCTGAAGGGACCGACTCTCGGGAAACCGCGAAGGGCGCGGGCGCACAAGCCGCTGACTTCGGCGCTGAAGCGGAGTCAGAAAGCGAACACGTGCGCGTGAGGCGGCAGAAGATGGAGGCGCTGCGGTCGAGGGGCATAGACCCGTTCGGAGCGAGGTTCGAGCGCACCCATCACGCTCGCGACATAGCCGAGGATTTCGAGAAGCTCGAAGGCAGGCAAGTGAGAGTCGCCGGGCGTCTCATGGCGATGAGGAGCCATGGAAAGGCCACTTTCGCAGACCTCCTTGACCTGTCCGGACGCATACAGATCTACGCCAAAGCCGACCGGCTTGGCGTGGACGCGTACGAGGTCTTCACGTCGCTCGACATTGGCGACATCGTTGGAGTGGAAGGCACGGTATTCCGCACGCGCCGGGGCGAGACGACGGTAGAGGTGGACGCGTTCCGTCTTCTTTCGAAGTCTCTCAGGCCGCTGCCCGAGAAATGGCACGGCCTTTCCGATGTGGACCTTCGGTACAGGCACAGACACCTGGATCTCATAGTCAATCCTGAGGTGCGTGAGGTGTTCCTCAAGAGGACGGCCATCGTGCGCGCGGTGAGGGCGTTCTTGGACTCCCGTGGCTATATCGAGGTGGAGACCTCAGCGATGCACACCATCCCTGGCGGTGCCACGGCGCGGCCGTTCATAACACATCACAACGCCCTCGACATCGACCTGTACCTTCGGATTGCCCTGGAACTGCACCTCAAGCGCCTCATCGTGGGCGGTCTGGAGAAGGTGTACGAGATCGGGCGCGTTTTCAGGAACGAAGGGATCTCAACGAAACACAACCCTGAGTTCACCATGTTGGAGCTATACGAGGCCTACGCGGACTATACGGATATGATGAACCTCGCGGAGGACCTCATCCACTACGTGGCCATTCAGGTGCTGGGGCAGTCCAGGGTGGACTATGAGGGAAACACCATCGACCTTACGCCGCCTTGGCCGAGGAAAACGATGGTACAGGCTGTGCGGGAATACACAGGAGAGGACTTCGACGCCATAGAGACCGATGAGGATGCCCGAGCCGCGGCGAGTCGTCTTGGGGTCGAGGTCGAGCCGCAGGCAACGAGGGGCAAGGCGCTCTCTGAGATCTATGAAGGGCTAGTGGAGCCTGCGCTCATATCTCCGGTCTTTGTGACGGACCACCCCGTGGAGATCTCGCCACTGGCAAAGAAGAGGGAGGACGATCCACGGTATACGTATAGGTTCGAGCTGATCATCGGTGGTCGCGAGATGGCGAACGCCTTCAGCGAGCTGAACGATCCTATAGACCAGCGCGAAAGGTTTGAGGCTCAGGCAGCGTTGCGTGACCGGGGCGACGACGAGGCCCATAGAATGGACGAAGACTTCCTGCGGGCGCTGGAGCACGGGATGCCGCCGACGGGTGGCATGGGGATAGGTATCGACAGGCTGGTGATGCTGCTCACAAACCAGAGCTCCATCAGGGACGTGATCTTGTTCCCGACGATGCGTCCGAAGAAATGA
- a CDS encoding ATP-dependent Clp protease proteolytic subunit gives MSVVDSLFNLLWILLLGWSLLSPLFGRRRIELARLHILNSFSRKRGSRVIAMIHRMEAISFLGIPISRHIDIEDSEQVLRAIRLTPDDVPIDIVLHTPGGLVLAAEQIARAIAGHKAKVTVFVPHYAMSGGTLLALAADEIVMDENAVLGPVDPQLGNYPAVSILRAIEQKDKNSVSDTTLILGDMAAKAMVQVYESVHEILAAKFPDDKAREIARTLTEGRWTHDYPITCDALRRMGLAVSNDMPYEVYRLMELYPQPAQRRPSVQYVPVPFERREPVERGRRDPIG, from the coding sequence ATGAGCGTGGTGGATTCGCTCTTCAATCTGCTCTGGATCTTGCTCCTGGGCTGGAGTCTTCTGTCGCCCCTCTTCGGCCGGAGGAGGATCGAGCTCGCCAGGCTGCACATCCTGAACTCATTCTCTCGCAAGAGAGGCTCGCGGGTCATCGCCATGATCCACCGCATGGAGGCTATCAGCTTCCTAGGCATCCCCATCTCCCGCCACATCGACATCGAGGACTCCGAGCAGGTCCTCAGGGCCATCCGGCTCACGCCTGACGACGTTCCAATCGACATCGTGCTCCACACCCCCGGTGGCCTCGTGCTCGCAGCGGAGCAGATCGCCCGCGCCATAGCAGGGCACAAGGCGAAAGTCACGGTGTTCGTTCCGCATTACGCCATGTCCGGCGGCACGCTCCTCGCCCTCGCCGCAGACGAGATCGTCATGGACGAGAACGCCGTGCTCGGCCCGGTTGATCCCCAGCTCGGAAACTACCCAGCGGTGTCGATCCTCCGCGCCATAGAGCAGAAGGACAAGAATTCCGTGAGCGACACCACGTTGATCCTCGGAGACATGGCTGCCAAAGCCATGGTGCAGGTATATGAAAGCGTGCATGAGATCCTTGCGGCGAAATTCCCAGATGACAAAGCGCGCGAGATAGCGAGGACTCTGACCGAAGGGCGCTGGACGCACGACTATCCGATCACGTGCGACGCCCTGCGGCGCATGGGCCTCGCCGTGAGCAACGACATGCCGTACGAGGTCTATCGTCTGATGGAGCTCTACCCTCAGCCCGCTCAGCGCAGGCCCTCGGTTCAGTACGTGCCCGTTCCGTTCGAACGACGGGAGCCTGTGGAGAGGGGAAGACGAGACCCGATCGGCTGA
- the pdxS gene encoding pyridoxal 5'-phosphate synthase lyase subunit PdxS, with amino-acid sequence MVEKATFTVKKGLAEMLKGGVIMDVTTPEQAKIAEDAGAVAVMALERVPADIRAQGGVARMSDPAIIEAIMEAVTIPVMAKCRIGHFVEAQILEALGVDYIDESEVLTPADEEHHIDKHQFKVPFVCGCRNLGEALRRIGEGAAMMRTKGEAGTGDVVEAVRHMRRVMSEIRKLTSMREDELMAAAKEMQAPYELVVEVAKTGRLPVVNFAAGGIATPADAALMMQLGADGIFVGSGIFKSDNPAARARAIVDAAAHYNDPDILAKASRGIGQPMKGLASASLREEERLQTRGW; translated from the coding sequence ATGGTTGAGAAGGCAACGTTTACAGTCAAGAAAGGCCTAGCGGAGATGCTCAAGGGCGGCGTGATCATGGACGTCACCACCCCCGAGCAGGCAAAGATCGCGGAGGACGCGGGAGCGGTCGCAGTCATGGCGCTCGAGCGGGTTCCCGCGGACATCAGGGCGCAGGGCGGCGTCGCCAGGATGTCCGACCCGGCCATAATCGAGGCGATCATGGAGGCTGTCACCATCCCGGTCATGGCGAAGTGCAGGATCGGTCACTTCGTTGAGGCTCAGATTCTCGAGGCTCTCGGAGTGGATTACATAGACGAGAGCGAGGTGCTGACGCCGGCCGACGAAGAGCATCACATAGACAAACACCAGTTCAAGGTGCCGTTTGTCTGCGGCTGCCGCAACCTTGGGGAAGCCCTCCGCAGGATCGGTGAGGGAGCGGCGATGATGCGCACGAAGGGCGAGGCCGGCACCGGTGACGTGGTGGAGGCTGTGCGGCACATGAGGCGCGTCATGAGCGAGATACGAAAGCTCACATCGATGCGTGAAGACGAGCTCATGGCCGCAGCCAAGGAGATGCAGGCCCCCTACGAGCTCGTCGTGGAGGTTGCCAAGACGGGAAGGCTTCCCGTGGTCAACTTCGCCGCGGGCGGCATCGCGACCCCCGCGGACGCCGCGCTCATGATGCAGCTGGGGGCCGACGGAATCTTCGTTGGGTCGGGCATCTTCAAGTCGGACAACCCGGCGGCCAGGGCACGCGCCATCGTGGACGCTGCTGCCCACTACAACGACCCTGACATTCTCGCGAAGGCGTCGAGGGGAATCGGACAGCCGATGAAGGGCCTTGCATCCGCCTCATTGAGGGAAGAAGAGCGGCTTCAGACGAGAGGCTGGTAG
- the pdxT gene encoding pyridoxal 5'-phosphate synthase glutaminase subunit PdxT, which produces MKVGVLALQGDVAEHVRMTSSAGADVVEVRYSDQIEGLDGLIIPGGESTTVGKLMERFGFVDEIRKHASRGLGVFGTCTGLILLSRSVSSSDQVCLGLMDFVVKRNAFGRQVDSFEADIAIPAIGDPPMRAVFIRAPYILSVGEGVDVLARFEEKIVLARQGRHLACAFHPEVTSDTRLHRYFLDMIAGKA; this is translated from the coding sequence GTGAAGGTAGGGGTTCTGGCGCTTCAGGGTGATGTGGCGGAGCACGTCAGAATGACTTCTTCTGCGGGCGCGGATGTGGTGGAGGTCAGGTACAGCGACCAAATCGAGGGACTGGACGGCCTCATAATTCCGGGCGGGGAAAGCACCACCGTCGGGAAGTTGATGGAGCGATTTGGGTTCGTGGACGAGATCCGGAAGCACGCGTCCCGGGGCTTGGGTGTTTTCGGCACATGCACGGGGCTCATTCTCCTTTCGCGCAGCGTCTCGTCTTCCGATCAGGTCTGCCTCGGTCTCATGGACTTCGTCGTGAAGAGGAACGCTTTTGGGCGGCAGGTGGACAGCTTCGAGGCCGACATCGCGATCCCTGCCATCGGCGATCCTCCTATGCGTGCCGTGTTCATCCGCGCCCCATACATACTTTCGGTCGGCGAAGGCGTTGATGTGCTGGCGCGGTTTGAGGAGAAGATCGTGCTCGCGCGGCAGGGACGGCATCTTGCGTGCGCATTCCATCCGGAGGTGACGTCTGACACTAGGCTCCACAGATACTTCCTTGACATGATTGCGGGAAAGGCGTAG
- a CDS encoding serine hydroxymethyltransferase — protein sequence MYDIVRSVDPEVADALEGETVRQRRKIELIASENFASRAVMQAQGSTLTNKYAEGYPGRRYYGGCEFVDVVEKLAIERAKDLFGAEHANVQPHSGAQANTAVYFAMLSHGDTVLGMDLSHGGHLTHGHPLNVSGKYFNFIPYGVSRETETIDYGALESLAIAHKPRMIVAGASAYPRLIDFAKIRRIADEVGAYVMVDMAHIAGLVAAGIHPSPVPYAEFVTTTTHKTLRGPRGGLILCQARFAKDIDQAVFPGIQGGPLMHVIAAKAVALKEAMTPEFRAYQAQVVKNASALAAALARRGFRIVSGGTDNHLMLVSVAEKGLTGKAAEKLLDDVGITVNKNTIPFDPEKPFVTSGIRLGTPAVTTRGMREREMEEIAEIIAAVLERPGDEGVTERARANVARLVERFPLYPEM from the coding sequence ATGTATGATATCGTGAGGTCCGTTGATCCAGAAGTCGCGGATGCTCTCGAAGGTGAGACCGTCCGGCAGAGACGGAAGATCGAGCTGATAGCCTCGGAGAACTTCGCGAGCAGGGCGGTCATGCAGGCGCAGGGATCCACGCTGACCAACAAGTATGCGGAGGGGTACCCCGGAAGGCGTTACTACGGCGGCTGCGAGTTCGTGGACGTGGTTGAGAAGCTGGCCATCGAAAGGGCGAAGGACCTGTTTGGGGCGGAGCATGCCAACGTCCAACCTCATTCAGGCGCGCAGGCCAACACCGCGGTGTACTTCGCGATGCTGTCCCACGGCGACACCGTGCTCGGCATGGACCTTTCTCACGGCGGACATCTCACCCACGGCCATCCTCTCAACGTGTCCGGCAAGTATTTCAACTTCATTCCATATGGGGTTTCCAGGGAGACCGAGACCATCGACTACGGTGCGCTCGAGTCGCTGGCGATAGCGCACAAACCACGTATGATCGTCGCCGGTGCGAGCGCGTATCCGAGGCTCATCGACTTCGCGAAGATACGGCGCATCGCTGACGAAGTGGGCGCGTATGTGATGGTGGACATGGCTCATATCGCGGGGCTCGTAGCGGCGGGTATCCATCCGAGTCCCGTGCCGTACGCGGAATTCGTGACCACCACTACCCATAAGACCCTCCGCGGCCCGCGCGGAGGCCTCATCCTATGTCAGGCGAGATTCGCAAAGGACATAGACCAGGCGGTTTTCCCTGGCATCCAAGGCGGGCCTCTCATGCACGTGATCGCTGCCAAGGCCGTCGCGCTGAAAGAGGCCATGACACCAGAGTTCCGTGCCTACCAGGCCCAAGTGGTGAAGAACGCTTCGGCGCTGGCCGCCGCTCTTGCCCGCCGAGGCTTCCGCATCGTGTCGGGCGGCACGGACAATCACCTGATGCTCGTGAGCGTGGCGGAGAAGGGACTCACCGGCAAGGCGGCGGAGAAGCTCCTCGACGATGTGGGCATCACAGTCAACAAGAACACCATACCGTTTGATCCCGAGAAGCCGTTCGTTACGAGCGGAATCCGCCTTGGAACGCCCGCAGTGACTACGAGAGGCATGCGAGAGCGTGAAATGGAGGAGATCGCCGAGATCATAGCCGCCGTGCTCGAAAGGCCCGGCGACGAAGGCGTCACCGAGCGTGCCCGCGCAAACGTGGCACGACTGGTCGAGCGTTTCCCGCTCTACCCCGAGATGTAG
- a CDS encoding PAS domain-containing protein: MRMKVRDVETLVPLTVGPDTDLERLASLVTDRGIAYVTSQAGELSGVVTGSKIISALASGYAKGATAQDIMIPAESFPSVEPDTDLHVAAGIFESSCLPELPVMENGVLVASLTQRSVLMTFSSATATSKGDRYHEERALAILRSLNEGLIVIDRDLTIREFNPAAERLMNARAADRVGQKAVVVSRDESPIFEVMNTGKARYNVMTPLADGRVFSVNYVPLIEDGEVRGIIETFHDVTEQEHLRAQLVSSRDELDRAFALTLPNSRVEHKLKHTPEYRDKYDPETGLITVTEVIEDGNYKHVVNALKVLADLNSKGIMSLLGISKDILVQSLIFHDLGKSQPQLEVGQTVDPKKAFEYSPAHAARSADIAAHFYHKDQDVIWLVRYHHHKEDELPLDFPRHLMPMLRLLQLVDGLSAALTRRNATIKLDVEGTRVTVHERNGHPDFNRSRVVDLFTGEAVVIDVD; encoded by the coding sequence ATGAGGATGAAGGTTAGAGATGTCGAAACCCTCGTTCCGTTGACGGTTGGTCCAGACACGGATCTCGAGAGACTTGCGTCCCTCGTGACCGATCGGGGAATCGCTTACGTGACCTCGCAGGCTGGTGAGCTGTCCGGCGTGGTCACGGGCAGCAAGATCATATCTGCCCTTGCATCAGGATACGCGAAAGGCGCTACGGCCCAGGACATAATGATCCCAGCGGAGAGTTTTCCGAGCGTGGAACCAGATACCGACCTGCACGTCGCCGCGGGCATCTTCGAAAGCTCGTGTCTCCCGGAATTGCCTGTCATGGAAAACGGAGTTCTTGTGGCTTCCCTGACTCAACGCTCCGTGCTCATGACGTTCTCCAGTGCCACCGCGACGTCGAAAGGCGACCGTTATCACGAAGAGCGCGCTCTGGCCATCCTTCGCTCCCTGAACGAGGGCCTCATCGTGATAGACAGGGATCTCACCATACGCGAGTTCAATCCCGCCGCGGAAAGACTCATGAACGCAAGGGCCGCCGACAGGGTCGGCCAAAAGGCGGTCGTTGTGAGCCGCGACGAGTCGCCCATCTTTGAGGTCATGAACACCGGAAAAGCCAGGTACAACGTAATGACGCCGCTCGCGGACGGCCGGGTCTTCTCCGTGAACTACGTGCCGCTGATAGAGGATGGCGAGGTACGAGGGATCATCGAGACTTTCCATGATGTGACGGAACAGGAACACCTTCGCGCTCAGCTCGTGAGCTCGAGGGATGAGCTCGACCGCGCTTTCGCGCTGACTCTCCCGAACTCCAGGGTTGAACACAAGCTCAAACATACGCCCGAGTATAGGGACAAATACGATCCTGAGACCGGCCTCATCACTGTGACCGAGGTCATCGAGGACGGCAACTACAAGCACGTGGTCAACGCGCTCAAGGTACTTGCGGATCTCAACTCGAAAGGCATCATGTCACTCTTGGGCATAAGCAAGGACATCCTCGTCCAAAGCCTAATCTTCCACGACCTCGGGAAGTCGCAACCGCAACTGGAAGTCGGACAGACAGTGGATCCGAAGAAAGCCTTCGAGTATAGTCCGGCCCACGCCGCCAGGAGCGCGGATATCGCGGCCCATTTCTACCACAAGGACCAGGATGTCATCTGGCTCGTCCGCTACCATCACCATAAGGAGGACGAGCTGCCGCTCGACTTCCCAAGGCACCTCATGCCGATGCTGAGATTGTTGCAGCTTGTGGACGGGCTGTCTGCAGCCCTCACAAGACGCAACGCCACGATAAAGCTCGACGTCGAAGGCACGAGAGTGACGGTGCACGAAAGAAACGGCCACCCTGACTTCAATAGGTCGAGGGTGGTCGATCTCTTCACAGGCGAGGCAGTTGTGATTGACGTCGACTGA